The segment TAGAGAGTGATGCGGGTGCTATCAGTCATGGTCTTGAGGCTCCTGAGATGCCTGGGATGTACAGGCGGAGGTGCAATCGGGGGTAGTGAGCGACGCCAGTAACGGATCACAGACTTCCGGCGAGCCCGCGCAACATTCGCGCAGCAGAAATTGCACGGTGGTCAGCATGTGGGACAGGTTGGCGCGATAGATCAGTGAGCGCCCCTTGCGCTGGGAGTGGATCAGCCCGGCGCGGCTCAATACACCCAGATGCGTCGAGAGGGTGTTGTGCGGTACCTCTAGCACTCGAGCAATATCTCCCGCGGGCAGGCCTGACGGTTCGTGGCGTACCAGCAAGCGAAAGGCCTCGAGCCGCGTTGCCTGAGACAGAGCGGCAAAGGTCTCGAGCGTGGCCTGGGGATCGGACGGCATGTCTGGAGTGCTCATTATTCTGTCCATATGTCGAGACTTTTCGAAATGAAGATTGTGCCATGGTAGAACAGCCATGGCTGACAGGAAAGTCCTTGTCACTCATGGCGTTTTGTCGAGAGGCAAAATGAATGCAAGAAATCCATGACCGAAGTGATGGAAAAGGAACAATCCGGGGCGTGAGCTTGGGTGTGAGCAGGAGCAGGAGCGGCTAGTGAAAACGTCAGGGCAGCTCGTGGCTGATGGCGCTGAGGAAGCTGTCCGAGTCCTCGAGGCGCGACACGATGAGGTCGCGAAGTGCCATGACACGTGCTGGCACCAGTTGTCGGTCCG is part of the Cobetia sp. L2A1 genome and harbors:
- a CDS encoding ArsR/SmtB family transcription factor, which gives rise to MPSDPQATLETFAALSQATRLEAFRLLVRHEPSGLPAGDIARVLEVPHNTLSTHLGVLSRAGLIHSQRKGRSLIYRANLSHMLTTVQFLLRECCAGSPEVCDPLLASLTTPDCTSACTSQASQEPQDHD